TCCTGCGGTGGAAGAGGAGACAGGGGTCATTCGCAGGGGTGACCTGATTATTGATGAAACAAAGTATCGGGTCTGGAAGAAGGATGAAGAAATTATTCTCACGCCGGCAGAGTTTCAGATATTGCTGACGCTTGCTGCCCGGCCTGGTGTCGTGTACAGCAGACTGCAACTACTGAAAGCAACGCTCGGGGACGCGTATCTCAACTATGAGCGGACCATCGACAGCCACATTAGCCATTTGCGAAAGAAAATCGAAGACGACTCTGCGAACCCCAGGTACATTAAAACGGTGCACGGGATTGGGTACAGGTTTGGAGAGGATTCATGAGGGTTCGGCAAAAACTTTTTGCAGCCATGGCGACATTGGTGGTCATCACAAGCGTTGCATTCTTCACCTTGTCCCATGGCTATCTCTCAGGATTGTTTCGCCAATACGCGCAAGCAGCGCGAGAGGGCGATGCTGAAACCTGGGCAAGTTATCTCGAATACTATTATCAAGCGAATGGTGACTCGTGGATTGGCGTCGACAGCTTTATTCACCAACTTGGGCATGGTAACACGGGACAAGTCTCCTCGTTGATTCTTTACGATGCACGGGGGCAGGTAGTGGCCCAGATTGGTGCCGCGGGACCTGACGCATCAAATCCGGCGCCAGGGACGAGTGCACCCAGTACGGGGTTGGTAGAGGCGCCGATTGTGGTAAACGGCACCAAAGTCGGTGACTTGCAAATCCATGACAGAGGCATTGAAGCTCTGACGCGGATAGAACGTACTGTTCTTCGCTCTGCATTACTCGCTACGGTATCTGGAACACTTGTTACAGGACTCTTGGCTTTATTTATCGGTGCGTGGTTCTCCCGTTGGATAACGAGCCCAATGCAGCGAGTGATTCAAGGTCTCCGGCGGATTGCAGCGGGAGACCTCGATACCAAGGTGTCTGTAACCAGTAAGGATGAGTTTGGTGAGGTTGCGGATGCCTTTAACGACATGACCAGCAAACTCGCCCGGACGGAACAGGCGCGGAGGCACCTCGTCGCTGACGTTGCTCATGAACTTAGAATGCCGCTTACAGTAATGCAAGGGCAATTGGAATTAATTCAGCAAGGGTTAAAACCTGCTGTCCCGGAAACCCTGTTGCCGATTCA
The Alicyclobacillus curvatus genome window above contains:
- a CDS encoding HAMP domain-containing protein — encoded protein: MRVRQKLFAAMATLVVITSVAFFTLSHGYLSGLFRQYAQAAREGDAETWASYLEYYYQANGDSWIGVDSFIHQLGHGNTGQVSSLILYDARGQVVAQIGAAGPDASNPAPGTSAPSTGLVEAPIVVNGTKVGDLQIHDRGIEALTRIERTVLRSALLATVSGTLVTGLLALFIGAWFSRWITSPMQRVIQGLRRIAAGDLDTKVSVTSKDEFGEVADAFNDMTSKLARTEQARRHLVADVAHELRMPLTVMQGQLELIQQGLKPAVPETLLPIQDEIFRLTRLVQDLHQLSLAEVGKLSLVKTTVQAGQLLARIVDNFEIEFEDKGIAFSFTNNIAPEDTITVDPDRITQVFVNLLGNALRYTPAEGRVKVTVDRDGADLRVSIEDTGPGIPGPHLTHIFDRFYRADEDRSRETGGTGLGLAIAKEFVEAHNGRIDVSSTVGQGTKFTVWIPLDKPAIPSIQTVQDVNAHGEPG